ctttataaacaTGAACTTAtggaatgaaaaaattaaaatcttaaagaaattatttaaaattaaaaaaaaaaacacaaacgtattaaaaaaacttacaataaccaaaaacaaaaaaaggttaACTTACaataactataaataaataaaataaactttcataaccaaaaataaaaaatactaatataaattaaaaacttatttaagccTATATGAGCTGCTAAAAATAACTTCGAAACGGAGGCAGACCACACTCATTCATACATGTGTAACCAAACATATGCGAAATGCTAAAAAtagtacttttaaaataaaatatttcttaaaaaatctgTACGATTTAGTGaaaaatttagattaaattttatctgagtttacttgataaaaaaaatacgaatATTAGAAATGAGTGCAACAATACACTTTACAAATGAAATCTACAGAATATATCAACATTGAAGTAAACCATCTGTCTTCAGTCAAGCATAAcgatcaaaatatattatataccgactttattttcacttttaccatattttttcatctttttgctttctttctacCAAATCAAGCTTATGCTCAACTAAGCTATATTTGGAAATTTTCAGTTTTAAAATCGAAATTATTCACTTGAAacgaaattatttataaatactatCAAATGTGGCATAATTTATTAGTCATGGCACATGTATAACTAACTACACATGATTCATATTctccacacacaaaaaaaaaactacacatgattcataaactaaataattctaaaaaaataaatttattcgcAAATATTAGAATTCATTTATAAACCGGATAAGTTACTCCATTTTAAAGATTCCAAACGTTAGGGGTAAATTAAATCTCCATAAAAACTATATTGAAACGGAATCATAATTCGCTTTATGACAGttgaaattcaataaaatttaccctaaaattaatttacaacttAGCTTGTAATTACCGcgatatttatctttttatgattCTTGTAagattttatgatatttatccTTACAATGTGTTGTAagaacaatttattaaaaaatatttccattgataaaattttaaatatatattcagtacgtcatttttattttttattgataaatagttttcatataattttagattttaaccTAATTTTGCTGTATACCAAGGAAAAAAAGTTCCTAAATAACAAAATGAATAACactatcattatatatatataaacacccATGTGACATTTTGTTAtgtgttaattttatattagcaAATCCATTTTAACTCAGCCGGTAAGCGTTGTTGGATCTTATTTTATCATACAGTTAAAACCCTTTTTGAATTTATTGTACTCTTACTGATGCATGGTGAATAAGATCTAGTTTAAATATGTACcttcataaatatttatggaaaagaaaataagaaaaaaaaacttttcttataaattaaaattaacacgTACatgaataaactaaaattattttttttggagaatgtataaattaaaataattttttaaagaagctagatgattttagtttttccaAAATGAAAACTGATTTTAACTTAGGATTAAGGCAATGGaagaaatttatttcaatttttattttccttataaATATTCATGAAAAAGTTCGTCTAAGATTCTAAATAGAACCtacctaatatatatatatatatatatatatatatatatataaagaggagAGTGGGGGGGAGAAAAAgctcaaacaaaaatttaccCTTGTAAAGGTATAGTGCATACACAGATGGAAGCGTCTCACATGGGGTGTTGCAAATCGGCATAGGAACAGATTCGTATTTTTATCGTGTCGATATTCGGCCTAGCTTGGCCCCACCAGCGGGAAATAAAAATCCTAAATGACATCATTTAATTCTATAATTTCATTATGTGTGTGATTGATTCAACTTATTTGTAAAACAACGAAATAATAAGTATTCTTATTTACTCATTTCAAATTACTCTgcgttcttcttcttcaaaaaaaaatctaaaactaaaCATAAACAATGTGGCTGATGATTAATCACGaatccaaaattttatttaagaaaacgGAATTCAGTATCACAGAAACGACGTACTTAGTGGTTCtgcataaatttattatttagaagaACAGAACTAAACTacagaagagaagagaagaggctAAAAGGGTAGCAATGATCGTAACGATGTCGTTTAGTGGCCACTGTAgctggagaaggacgaaggggAGGGAGACAAGAGGGACCCACCTTctgattaataaattaaatctgAACCGTCCAAGGATCGATTCACTGCGCTCAGTAAATATTCTCTGCGATCACCCTCTTTTTAAGCTCCCTCTACCTCTCTCCCTAAGCCTACCCCAtctcaaaatagaaaaaagaaactctCCCACAATACAAACACAGAcacagagaaagaaaagaataatggGTGAGTGTAAACGCTGCTGCTCTCTCACAGTTCTGGCcatggaagaaccttcttcaaGCCAACattccattttcaaaaaaagaaaaaccaccGCTACTGCTGCTCATTCCACTTCCTTCCAGTTATGCTCTTCCGATATGCAGTTTCCCCACACTATCGTCTCGCCGGAAGTTTCATTTAGTTCCGCCTGCACGGTTGTTTCCGGCGAGTTTTGCTCCGATCGCTCCTGCTGCAGCTCCAGCCACGTTAAGGACCTCCACTCCGTGCCGTCAGATCTGCAGGTTCGGTCCTCGAAAttctgaattattattattatttttatttttattgcgaattgtttttactttcttaatttTCCGAGTTACCTTTCCAAATTTTCCTGTGTTTAATTAAcctatttaatttctatatttattgATATTCTTCGCCGATTAATGCAGACCAAGGGTTTCGAAACGGTAGAAGACTCAACCAGCCTCAATTTCAAATCGTTCAGGTTTttgttctactttttttttttttttgttctactTGTTTCTCATGTACGCACGATCAAATTTTCAAACGAAACGTTGTCGCAACTGAAACgctacatttatttatttatttatttgtttcggTTTTGGTTGTTCAGTTTGTTGAGTGAGTTTTCCGGAGACTCGGAGGAATCGGCGATGATTCCGGCGAAGTCTTCCGCGGCGGTGCTGAAAGTGAAGACGCCGCCGAAGGCGGAGATCGAAGAGTTTTTCGCGATGGCTGAAAAGTACGAGCAAAAACGGTTCACAGAGAAGTAAGTAGTAGTATATATAGTTGATTGCTacaaataaaagttttaatattGCAAATTACTGGTGCAGTCTCAATTACAGTCACAAGCCTTGATGATACGACCTAAACCAGGGTCGCGAACCCTTTTTTAAAACCTTCTATGGTCTaagagtattttattttattttttcatttcgcGCGACACAGGATAAGGAATGTGAGCCACCTCGCACTCTAGCGGTACCAGAAATCGAaccctaactaactaactaacaactTTCCCTTGGGTGCAGGTACAACTTTGATATTGTTAGAGATTTGCCGTTGGAGGGTCGCTACCAGTGGGTTCGTTTACATTGAATGCCTtcaatgagagagagagagatagagtttgcatttttagttttagaaagagaaatggaggttgatgagaGGGTGAGTTTGTAGTGTATGTTTAGCCATTGGAGTACACTGGTGAGGAAGCTAACCTGACACGAGGTAAAACGAAAACgagcatgcaacttttgttggTTGCTCTGAAAAGACGGTGCTAGTGGTAGTGGTGATGGGTTGGTTTATGTATAGCTAActgttttctctttctttttatgtgGGATACAACAAGGTGGCTTTTCTGCAAACTCTGCACTCAGAATAGAACTAGTAGAACCTTCTTTGTGAGgtgatgaagaaaaagaaagaaaaggaaaaagtaacTAAATTGGGTTTTGTGGGAAATATACAAAGAACACAAAAATTCCTGCTATGAAAAAATATTGGTGATCTAAAATATGGGTATTGTGggaaatattaattgttgtttgGTAATTTTCTATGAAAAGTGTCTTTTCTTCGACCTTCCCCTCTTGCCTGCATGCTTCTTTTCAGCTTTCCGTAGCTTCATTCAATTACCTGTTTTTTGTGTctcgttttcttttttcctttaggCCATTTGGAATATCCTCTCCATCCCGAGCTATGATTCCCCTTATTTGGTGTGGGGACCATGTGTGTGTGCCTGCTGGTATATAAACTTAACAAATGACtgcataaactaattaattaaaatcttcttcttcgcattgttttcttagaatcacttttttaaatgtatataaGAGAATCTGGTCCATTTTGCAAGTGTTATTGTCTTTTTGGGGTTGATCCTTCAATTATTGAAGTtgctaaatatgtttttcatcatttaaagAGATCAAAAGTGCCGAGGAGCCATTGCATGGCTTTAAATTGAAAGTGAACGCTTAACGGTTCACATGACAATTATCGTCGTCATAATGTACCAATGAAGCAAATTGGCAAGTGCTGCTAGCTCCATATATTATACATATCTCCTAGCTTGAGCGAATAATAGGGAAAAAGCAAAGTAGCTTTTTAtctcaattttgtatttttccttcttctcatGGCATCTCGCTTAACGGTTGTTCAGTAAAGGATTCATGGACGTGACATAATATTCGTTATGAATCAGAGAGAAGCAAGAATATATAAGAAAGGTTTCGTGATGACAGAGTGAATTGTCAAAAGAATGATAATGATATCTAAATATctcatcatctttttttatttctatctttcactatatcaaaaaatttattatacttgtattttttttctctaaatattaataacaactagTCTAATAGATGTTAATGTAACATTTTTGTTGTGGAAGACCAAAAGAAACAGGGTCCATAGGTCCCTCCCATGTACAATGTCATCATTACACACGTGTCCAAAATGGCACCACCATCACCCTTATCCATGTCATCATGGATCCAAATGTGCACTTTCCAGCCTTCCAGTGTCCATCTTCCTTTTTTCTAATATGATGGAACCAAAAATCGATAGAAGATAAATGATGAAAGTAGAAGACTTGCACGTGGTGTGGTGCATTAATATCGCGAGGTTTAACTTGCTTCGGATCTGGTGCCGTTTTAAAAATAGAGAGTGCGCACCACGCTAGAGAGATATGCCGGATTTTTTACGTGCAATGTTAAACTacgagagaaagaaaaatagaaaaacacctgtaacaaaatttattattgtttgtcCGGTTAGGTATGTTAATTTCTTCCAtcacatattatatatttaatcattttttgtaGAATTTTACATTGGTTTTTAAGATTATGTAGAGAAGTCTTAAATAATTACTTTATCtgtttcattataatttttatgaaaaataaaaaaattaaaataattatcattttaaatttttagtataatattaattattttttttacttgtatctttaaaatattaaagatgaacaataaaatttataaataaattcttaataatataatgttaattttgtaaaattaatattctttgTCATCCATTTATTATCTGGATATGTGTAGAACAGCGTTGACAATTGTTTTAAGATGGGAGAGTAATAAAGATATACAATCAAAATCACATAACGTGGAGGAAcatactaattattttaaatttttatgattttatattttatactataaatgtagaaataaaatataattattatgtaaataGAAAAATACTTATGGGatgttaactattttttttgttgacctAATAGTATGATTACAAAGTTGTCCCGATGACCAAAATTTAAATCCTAGAttacttaattaataaaaactaatcgCTATCAATTGTGATAACTGTTATCCGCTAGCTAATTCAaactttatttatctttcttttatattttttataatatggcattgctattttattaaatatattcacAAGGTTAAAATCTTTGGTGGTGGGATGTTAACTAATTCAAACTTTATATTTGTCTttcttttatatcttttataatatgGCATtgctattttattaaatatattcagAAGATTAAAACAGTTGTCGAGAATAGTAAAGCAATCTGAAggataagaaagaaaatgcaaggTACATAGAATCGTAGCAGCGTAGATGGTGGGAATGGAATGTTGCTTATTAATGAAAGGTAGACAAATACTATTGGTGTCTGCTTTTCATGTAACTAGTGTTTAGACTTTAGCTTTagcgtaattttttttaaacgatTTGACTAATTAAGAGCAAGGTTAAAAGAAAAAGTCTTTCTTGATCATTTTCCTCTAATATTGGTTAaggaacttaaaaaaataaaaattataaacctatataaaatattgcaactaatttttagcttttaaatttttagtagttaaaaagtttatttaagtgtttgataaataatttttttgtaatttttatcatattttgaaatgttaacttttaattttttatatttttttatctttaatatatttattcaaatttctaggtattatttttaaataaattgttttgatTGTATATCTTTATTACATGTAATCCCACGGAAATTTGCATGTGTGTATTTGTCCTATACCAGTTTCAGTTTCAGTATATTACAAGTAATTACTCGTCCTTGCTGATATTTTTAGAGTACTTCTGTGATTCAAGTAGACTTTATCATTCCATATCAatgagaaattaagaacatttaTATAGACATTCAAGtagattaataataaataatttattaaaatctttaaaaaaaattaagatcctAGATAATTTGGGACCAAAGTCGACTGCTTCAATGgtcttgtagttttttttttctgacgtTTAGTTCTTGTAGCTATTAGAGCCCTCATGTGCTAACATGACTTTATAATAGGGAGTTATGTTAgtatttatgttaaatattcaaaagtttttttttttttaccgaaaATATTGAAAAGTTGTTGACAggatgtttatatatatatatatatatatatatatatatatatatagtacaaaatcattaaaaataggaAACAGAATTAAAATAAGGTGATAATTTTGTAACTAAAAAGTGATGatgcttgtgtttttttttcttacccaTATTAAGCTATATGAAACTGAAATTCGTGCTTACAAAGAAGGAAATACTACCCTGTATTATCGTgatttttacttttggtaaAATATAAATCCCCGTTAATTACCACTAATCTTGAGAATTTCACACATGTCTCCAATTTTAGGACAGGATAATGTAATTgagtttttaaaattcattatagtTTTGGGATCATGCAACTTAATTCCTTTTCAAGCAACATTCATTATCGAATATAGTGCAAGAGGCTAGCAGAAAAACTTAGtggagggtttttttttttttataagaagagaaattattaaataagaaattaagataTTCTCGGCCAGTAATATATACACCGTAACCATAATAGAATTATCCACATGATGACGAAACTTTCTCCAAGGATATTATTATATCGAGACCCCCTTAGGCAAAGAATGCAAACAATAAAGTGGAGTGATTCCGTGAGATACTACACATGAAATGAAAAACAAGCACCTAGTCTTTTCATCTGAGCTAACCAGTGTGTTTAGTAAGGTTTTTAGGTAGCTTATAAATAGTGTGTTTAGATaacatcataaattaaattaattttattttataaaattatggtgataccatgaaaaaatagaaacaactatttattgttttgtcttcatcagaaaaaaataattgattatttcttcCCATAAATCTAACCCAAACACGCTATTTATTCTTTTGACtaatttataagttattttaccAAACATCATATTCTAGCTTTAATTAGTGCCTAAACCATGTCATGGTTGGTAAAATtctcaaaaataatttcatttctaCCCAACAAAGGAAACCAAAtgcaacaaaatcaaattaattactaGCAATGTCGATCCCTATATAATAGAATTGATAGGtgtaatttttgttaataaactgTGTTTTAAAATTCTGATCAACTAGTTTTTAAGatcatcaattattttaaacatatgaaaatttaaaaacacaataaaaaagacattatttataatttcctGATGAAGTGTTAAGTTAATAAACTATCAATGTCATTATTACATCACATTTAACCCTATTACTTGTCagtaaaagactaaaaaaaattaaaagactaaaatcaaaataaaaaacttaaagaaaaaactaaaataaaagccTTCTCTCTCATAGGACCAAAAtgttatttaagtttaatagcTGCAATCGTTGAGGTTGTTGGGCCGATTCTTCCGCCCACTCTTTTACCCCAGATTTGTACCAAAACAACTTTCCTCTCACCATCATGACACACCTTCCAGGTTCTCACTTCTTTTTTAAGCATAGTGCATTTTGGTTGGGCATGTTTCAAAAGTACAAacaatgaaaacatattttttattgtgtaaaCACATATTTATCGCGTTAGGAATTACAAACACAATACACAACGAAAAACACAAGTCCTTTTATCGgaatacacaacaaaaataagttttttttttattgtgtaattAGTTTGCACCCTTCTTGTACAACAGAAACGcatttatgttatatttttttatcaacacaaTCGTGTTTTCTTCCGGAATATTTTTGAAGATCACAAAAACCAAACAAAGTACGAGGTGGCAAGAGCATAAACTAGGATGGCAGTAACAAAGCCCAAAAAAAATATGCCAATAGAATCTCGgttgttgctaggtgcacccagtattattgctggtgcaccatcatttttaaaaaataccaaaactGCTCTTGCGCTTTCTTTGTATTTGTGATGGGTGTGTGTGAGGATGATTCATAAATCGTACAGATCAACTTAATCCATaagtcttttacggatcaagttgatccggatGTTGATATTAAGCACATACAGATCAACCTGATCTGTAAAAGGCTTACgcatcaagttgatccgtaagacttctatggatcaagttgatatgtaaaaggcttacggatcaaggatattttaatatttttcccttaagtgctgggtgcaccagcaataatgctaggTGCATCTAGCAACACCATAGAATCCCCTAGTATTTTAATGGGCCAATTTGTAACCCATTTGATTTGGGTCTTAGCAAATACTGTTACTTCCTTTGTCTCTGCAATCTGCATTGCCGTCCCTCATTTTGCTTTTATTGACAATTCTGCATCAGATGCCATAATTTTGTTCTtacactttcatttttttcaatgttttaatccgtttttctccacttttatcttTCTGCTTCTCTCTTCTTTTGAAATTCTCCCTgtttcttctttgcttttattcaattttttgttttctttcttttctcctgAAGCATACAA
This region of Glycine max cultivar Williams 82 chromosome 7, Glycine_max_v4.0, whole genome shotgun sequence genomic DNA includes:
- the LOC100817219 gene encoding cyclin-dependent kinase inhibitor 7, which produces MGECKRCCSLTVLAMEEPSSSQHSIFKKRKTTATAAHSTSFQLCSSDMQFPHTIVSPEVSFSSACTVVSGEFCSDRSCCSSSHVKDLHSVPSDLQTKGFETVEDSTSLNFKSFSLLSEFSGDSEESAMIPAKSSAAVLKVKTPPKAEIEEFFAMAEKYEQKRFTEKYNFDIVRDLPLEGRYQWVRLH